The following DNA comes from Enterocloster bolteae.
GCGCAAGATAACGGCGGCGCAGCATAGGGCAAATCGGATACGTTCCTTTTGCGCCGAGCCATACGGTGGGTGCGCCATGACGCTATCCGGGTGAGGTTATCCCCGCCCGGACAGCCGAGCGACCAACACCGCGCCGGAAAGCAAGTGTAGCGGCTTGCGGGCGACGACACGCAAAATATACAATGATACTTCCTTACAGCCACAGTCCGAGCGTTAAGAGCGTCGCAGGCAATGGGTAGGGCTGCATGAGAACCATGCCGGGGTGAAATTCCCATGAGGTTATGCTAATAACCGTCCGATTAAAGCCTTTGTTTTCTTGAATAGTGGACTTGCTGCTATTCATAGACTGTATTATATGTTTGCGAAAGAAAGGGGGATTTTCTTTGACGCAAAACCAGACGCCCGTTACCACAACGGAGCATAAAATCGGAAAAGTTACTTACCTTGTATGTTCGTCCGCAAGTGAACGCGCAACGGACACACTGGATAAAAAGATAAAGAAGCTCATTCGCAAGGACATGGAGCTGAACCCCGCAAACGCCCGGAAATAGGGCGTTTCTTCACATTTTATACATGACACAGGCAGCGGTATGTGGTATAATATAGACAGTACAAATACCATGCTTGTCTGTCGTCGGAAAGGAGGACAAAATGTTACAGACAGACAAGATTACCGCTTTATATTGCAGATTGAGCCAGGAAGATATGCAAGCCGGGGAAAGCGAAAGCATACAGAACCAAAAACTGATTTTACAAAAGTATGCTGACGAACACCACTTTTTCAACACACGCTTTTTTGTAGACGACGGATTTTCCGGCGTGAGCTTTGAGCGTGAGGGGCTTCAAGCCATGCTGCATGAGGTTGAAGCCGGGAACGTGGCGACCGTCATAACAAAAGACCTTTCCCGTCTGGGACGTAATTATCTGAAAACCGGCGAACTGATAGAGATTGTTTTCCCCGAATACGAAGTGCGCTACATTGCCATTAACGACGGTGTAGACACAGCGAGGGAAGATAACGAGTTTACCCCTCTGCGGAACTGGTTCAACGAGTTTTACGCCCGCGACACCTCAAAGAAAATCCGGGCTGTCAAACAGGCAAAGGCACAGAAAGGCGAGCGCGTCAACGGCGAAGCTCCTTACGGCTACCTTATCGACCCGGATAACCGCAATCATCTGATACCCGACCCGGAAACGGCACACGTCGTAAAACAGATTTTTGCAATGTATGTACGGGGCGACCGTATGTGTGAAATCCAGAACTGGCTGCGGGACAATGAGATATTGACCGTCGGGGAACTGCGCTACCGCAGGACAGGGAGCAAACGCCACCCCCGCCCACAGCTCAACGCATGGTACAACTGGCCGGATAAGACACTGTACGACATTCTGACAAGGAAAGAGTATTTAGGGCATACCATAACCGGGAAAACCTACAAGGTATCTTATAAGTCGAAAAAGACGAAAAAGAACCCGGAGGAAAAAAGGTATTTCTTCCCCAACACTCACGAACCTTTGATTGATGAAGAAACCTTTGAACTTGCACAGAAGCGGATTGCCACCCGGCAACGCCCGACAAAGGTTGATGAAATTGACCTGTTTTCCGGGCTGCTCTTTTGTGGGGACTGCGGCTACAAAATGTATGCAGTACGCGGAGCCGGGACGCTTGAACGGAAACACGCCTACACTTGCGGCAACTACCGCAACCGGGCAAGAAATGATATGCTCTGCACTACGCATTATATCCGCAAAAGCGTATTGAAAGAACTTGTCCTTGCAGACTTGCAGCGAGTAACGTCTTATGTGAAAGAGCATGAACAGGAGTTTATCGAAACCGCCAACGAGTGCAGCGCAAAGGCAGTACAAAAGACGCTGACACAGCAGCGGAAAGAACTTGACAAGGCGCAGAACCGTATTAACGAGCTGAACATCTTATTCCGCAAGCTCTACGAGGACAACGCTTTAGGGAAACTTTCAGATGAACAATTTGCTTTTCTGACTTCCGGCTATGATGAAGAAAAAAAGACGCTGACCCGGAGGATTGCGGAGCTGTCACAGGAAATCGACAACGCCACCGAGCGCAGCGCGGACGTAAAAAGGTTTGTCGCACTGGTACGCAGATACACAGCGATTGAAGAACTGACCTACGAAAACGTCCATGAATTTATTGACCGTATTCTTATTCACGAACTGGATAAGGAAACGAACACCCGCAAAATCGAAATCTTTTATAGCTTTGTCGGCAGAGTTGATACAGGCGACAAGCCTACTGAAAGTATCTCCTATTTCAGACAGATAGGAGCCGACGTAAAGAGTTATGCTATCTAACATACATCAAAAAGAGGTAAGATAACACCCTCTGCAAAAAAGGTATCGTTATCTTACCTCAACAAATAGACCACCATTATCTGCTGGTCTGAAAGGATGTGGTATTCTCTATTCTGGAAGAGACATTAGATATTCTTTTACTCTTCCGTAATAGATACGCAGAAACTTATTAGCGCCTGCAGTCATGTAGACATAGTAAGGCTTTCCTTGAGCACGTTTCTTATCAATAAACGCATATACAGGGTCGTCCTGCGGTTTTGTTTTGATGAGACAGTCCATGACCTGAAATAAGGTTTTTCGGAGGGAAGATGAGCCGCGTTTGGAGGTTGGAACGCTTTTTTGTTCATAGGTTCCGGATTCGTTGACACCTGGGTCTACACCAGCAAATGCAGTGATA
Coding sequences within:
- a CDS encoding transposon-encoded TnpW family protein, with the translated sequence MDLLLFIDCIICLRKKGGFSLTQNQTPVTTTEHKIGKVTYLVCSSASERATDTLDKKIKKLIRKDMELNPANARK
- a CDS encoding recombinase family protein is translated as MLQTDKITALYCRLSQEDMQAGESESIQNQKLILQKYADEHHFFNTRFFVDDGFSGVSFEREGLQAMLHEVEAGNVATVITKDLSRLGRNYLKTGELIEIVFPEYEVRYIAINDGVDTAREDNEFTPLRNWFNEFYARDTSKKIRAVKQAKAQKGERVNGEAPYGYLIDPDNRNHLIPDPETAHVVKQIFAMYVRGDRMCEIQNWLRDNEILTVGELRYRRTGSKRHPRPQLNAWYNWPDKTLYDILTRKEYLGHTITGKTYKVSYKSKKTKKNPEEKRYFFPNTHEPLIDEETFELAQKRIATRQRPTKVDEIDLFSGLLFCGDCGYKMYAVRGAGTLERKHAYTCGNYRNRARNDMLCTTHYIRKSVLKELVLADLQRVTSYVKEHEQEFIETANECSAKAVQKTLTQQRKELDKAQNRINELNILFRKLYEDNALGKLSDEQFAFLTSGYDEEKKTLTRRIAELSQEIDNATERSADVKRFVALVRRYTAIEELTYENVHEFIDRILIHELDKETNTRKIEIFYSFVGRVDTGDKPTESISYFRQIGADVKSYAI